ttaccCATCCACCTCAATACTAAGCATTTACtatgatgcttttctgcttaccatgcTTGTAAAGAATGGTTATTGGAGTTACAGTATCCTtcttgtcagcttgaaccattctggccattctcttctgacttctctcatcaacaaggcatttctgtcttCAGAACCACCACTCACAGGATACTTACTGTTTTTCACGCCTTTCTGTGTaacctctagagactgttgtccATGacaatcccaggagatcagaagttactgaaataaaatactgtTGGTCTGTAAATTAATCAGCATGattcaattctattctattctatttttatttctaatagcACTCTTatcaataaacattttcacaaatcagctttacaaaatgtagatttagatccctactgaacaagccagagacaacagtggcaaagaaaaaccttgaaaaaaaaccacactcaAATACAAAAGGATACCTGTCCTCTATTATAGTATACAGGTTTTGTAGAGTAAAGACAACCAGCactgtgttgaaaggatgttcagtatgaacaGATTGTGATAAAGAGTCGTGGGATGAGCACATGGCAGTTTTTCTGATTACAGCAGTTAGGTACTATTAGTTACAAATCTACAGTACCCAGGTAAGATAATCCACTGAAGCAATAGTGAGACTTTGGCGTAAACTATTTTGGGAAGTGTGAATTGTTAGGATCCTTAAGTGTGCAAgtttctggttttattaaaaccagTGTAGCTGAAAAAATGGCTAGGCAATACAGAAGATAAAAGTTCAGGCTAACGGCAAAGAAGCATAAATTAGACACTACTGATATaagtgaatatgaataaattattctAATATGTTCTACACATGCATATATAACTTGGCCAAAAAGTTTCACATTGAGACTTTTTTCACGTTGCAAGGTGTGTGCACAGGGACTGGGAtctggcaagaaaaaaaagtcatgcaaATGCAAggcttttactttcatgcagctCTCAGAGAGCATGAGTGCCGTCAGGGTTGTTAGGTTTCAGTAAAATAGTGACACCTACTGGTGACAGTTAGAAGCAAGAAGAAGGAAGTGTAGGGGAGAATAGAAAAAGTGGAGGTAATGTGTTGTGTGGTGTATGGTGTGCAGTGTGAAAATATATGTTCAGCTTTGAGCTCATTTTTCCCTGACTCAGAGTTGAATATGTTACACCTCTAGAATACTCTCTAGAATAGGCAACTAGAATAGTCACAATGTTACACTCCTGGCAGGGGTAAAGACTATTTTCTTCAAAGATTTTCAGAGTTTATGTGTTGGCATCACTGTAATGTTGAACTCTGGTGGAAAAATGGCCACAGCAATAAGCCTTCCCACTGTTTGATGTACAGACAGGTTCTGCCAACATCAGAACATGTTAGGAAAAGTGGGTGAGTTGTTTTGAATAGTACCTTACTGCTTCTGGGATTAAAGATTACACACTGAGATCAGTCATATCCATGATCAATGGAGGGAAGACCTGTGAGACAACCTGGCCAAACTCATCAATGGAGAGGCTGCCTCCACACAGTGCATTATTCTGTCCAGAGTTCTGAACCCACTGCATGTGCCAATGGTGAGTGTCATGCTGAGCAgggtgaataaataaacaatgagcCACTGTATAAAGAGATATTTAAACACTTTAGAgccatagaaaaaaaaaagaattgtcaGGGGTTCACAATTTTATGATCTCTTTTTATAATAGTGGAAGAATCAAGCCACCGTTTTCAAAggtattatatttgttattgagttcttatatgTTTGACTGATAACTTGAACTGAATGGGTCAAAAACAAGTCATAATAATGATGTGCTCATAATAATGTATGATCacattaatgtaataatgtgctcataataataatgtgcacaTAATAATGTGCTCAATGGATGGAAAATTTAGCACTAAAAAGTGCTATGGCTCTAGCAAATAGTCATAATAACATTGATTACATTTATTTCGTAACATTAATATATGAGTAATTGGattaaattcataaaataaatacattttatatggcccaaagtttgtagacacctgaacATCATATCCatataacctccactcttctgaaaaggctttccactagattttggagtgtggctatgAAGGTTTGCCCATTCAAAAGAAAGAGCATTAgggaggtcaggcactgatgtcgggcgaggaggcTTGGGGCGCAGTCgacattccaattcatcccaaaggtgctcagtggggttgaggtcagggctctgtgcaggacactcgagtttttccactctaaccttggcaaaccatgtcttggACATTGTTTTGTGCAAAGGGGCTTTATCATGGTGGAACAGGTTTGCGcccattagttccagtgaagggaaattataatgcttaTGCTCTAATACAGCAGACAAGGACACcttatacagttgtgtgcttccatctttTTGGAAACACTTTGatgaagaaccacatatgggtgccAGGTGAGGGTcaagtcaggtgtccacaaacttttggccatatcgtTTATATCCTGAGGGggtctgtggatttttttttaacagtcaaaGGGGTacaaaaggtttgagaacctCTGCCTTAGGAAGCTGAATCTGAAAaaaaggtaagaaaaaaaaatagtaaattagAAAACAGCTTAGTGAATGAATACCTCAAACCTATTTGAATCTTTTACAATCAAAAGTGAATTCTCTgattttcaaaacttttttttgaaaTGCTGGCAGCATATCATGTGTAGAGCACAGAACATGTACGGATATGCCATGTTAAGACTAATTATACAGAATATCAGATATTACTGTGTATTTGAAAAATTTTACTTTGTCTGTGAGATAGATATACTGTTGATAGGTTTGATCATTGTGATATTGTGTGGTATTTGAGTGATTGAGTGGTATTTGTTTGGTATATGGATGCGGAAGTGTTCCTCGCTGAGCTGGTTTGCAGAAACAGACCGACCCTTCCTGGCCAGTGAGGTTTGGAGTACCAGTAGCCATCTTTTGAGCAACCTGAGCTCTACACCATTGCTCAAGGCACATTAAGAGTGGTTATTAGGAGTGCACCCATTCCTGGATTTGAGAAACACCTACAAGAGCTCCACATGGCATATCATCTATTTCATTCCAAACTGATATTAGAATTTATTTACGAagcttaatttaaaataatgggGAGTGTACTCAGTGATACTTGAACTTCTAATTTGACTCAACTTTCAGTTGAGTGTTTAAGGAATAAAGCATAACTTGACCGTATGATGCCAGTGTAGAGGTAtatccctcttataccacagcaatttgccaaagggtgtttttttttatatagtttcttgtaatgttgtggaataccCATGAAACATGTTAGTTACTCTTATCACCTATATAATAGGAGATATACAGTGTTgctctctcaccagcctctcttttttttcctctctcgtgaagttaataagacataaatCTCAGCTGGTCATACTAGAGAAACTGCAAACTCATCTATCCTGAAGTCTTTCCTGTGGCTGAAAACTTACTTGCAATACATCCACATTGGCCGACTGGAGGGGCCTAACCTCATCATTAATGAATCTGACATCAGATGGCCAGGAAACTCAAAAAAGGTAAATAAGATTAACATATAGCCTTATGGAACTCGCATGGGATTAAAAAGGCCTTTTGATCATGCATATTGGAGATGGTGGTAATGTTTTAGCCAAGACCCAAGAGTTGTTAATTCTGCTTTAATGATCTCAAATAATTGTAAGAACACATTGGTAATTTTGGTGTATATACTTTAGTATAATTtagattaagtgtgtgtgtgtgtgtgtgtgtgtgagagagagagagagtataattCTCTGTGATAGACTTGTGTCACCAGTCTGTGATGAAAGATCATGTCTTATATATTACTTAATAATTTTAGAATTATTTGGTGTAGACACTTCCTTTAAATTGTGTCTTGACAGATGTCTGTGACTTGTTTGGATTATAAACCAGCACTCTGCAAGGTttcctaattttttaaaataaaacttctgTTTGATTTTCAAGGCCCACAACTTTCAAACTTTTGTCATGCATTTTGTTATTCAGTGGCTatacaaatcataaatttaatcAGTGCGCAACAAGATAGCATCCATCATCAACCTgtctgtgctgaaaaaaaaaagtacaacatcTATTTGAGAAGGGGGCATTTTTATTGACTTTTAAATGGGCAGAAATATGCATAGATCTCTGAGGGTTAAACTGCATCACGAACAACTAAAGTGCATGCAATTTTGAGCTGAGTATTAATGtctttaaaatcattaaaatccagaaaataacttattactatttttgtcattatcacttaatttcagagtttcttagtacttggtatgtcccctttttgctttaatgacactgtgcacttgagctggcactgactccacaagtttgtgcagaAGCTTCtaatccattttagatcaaatacATTGGTGTGTCATCTGAATACATGGTTCAATaaaagagattaggcatgagaaAAATCTTTTGTACAAATCACTTAACATGTTCAATATCACAAATCTGCAtatatttaaatagggacctagaaatagtacAGATTCCTGagtattaaatatttctttctttaaactttctttattttaaatatttcacaattctaaaaccttctattTATTGCCAattttaaatgggaaaaaagaCTCAGCCTTTTGAACCCTGCTGTATGTTTGATGTGTGGACATTATCCACCCTGCATTACAGATTTATAAAATAGGACTATTAAAAcatctgaatattttattaggTTAGTAAATTATGTATGTGTATCATAAGTGACTAGAAACCAAAGGAAAATTCCTTGCACTAATTGGGGAATGTGGGAAGTGTTGTGAtgatacaggaaaataatccacgccagTGATGTGATATATGGCCCGAGGCAATGCAGAGGggtctggtttatacttgatgcatgattttgtgtgtgcatgcaaaaGCAGTGGCAGCACAGGTGGCATTATTCAGACACTCACTGCGTATCATAAGTACATCCAGAAGATATGAAAATGAGATCCACTAGATGGCATGTCTGAATCAAAACATCCTTGTCTCTCTGGTTTCCAagttgaactgtaaaatgttttgcaaTTTTATGCACAGCAACGTTAAACACATTGACATTCCAAAGCtccatttctctttaaaactgtaCGCCACCCTCGTGATTATTGTCAGGGGCTGAGTCTCAGATTAAAAATCTGACCATACAGTCAAAAGTGTTTACTAATCTAGAAGACTGATATGCAAAACACACCTTTCAATAAGTTTGAACGTGACATgagaagtttttaaaattcaaacactaactgtaataggaatcctggttagtgttagtactcaataatggTCTAGAAAGCTGACCTCAGATGCTATTGTGAATTGTGTTAATTTGCATGCCAAAACTTGCTTCTGGAAAACACACGTAATACCTTTAATATTCTGAACACCACAGTTGttcatgtatataaatatataagtatgGGGacttgtccattcagccacaagagcattagtgaggtcaggcactgatgttgggtgaggaggcctggggtgcagtcggagTTCTAGTTCGTCCCAAAGGtgctcaatggggttgaggtcaggtctctgtgcaggtcactcgagtttttccactctaaccttggcaaaccatgtcttggACCTTGTTTTGTGCAAAGGGATTGtcattttttatgattattcCATACAAGATGTGTTGATGAATTGGCAAATATAGAGTGATATAAAAAATAGGTGATAAACTACTTGCACAGTATGCCATATAGTGTTACACAGATCAGTCATTGGCTATTagtgctccacacacacagatgggtTATTACTGAGTGTGATCATAAATGAAAATGCGCTCTACTCTTGATCAGATGGAGAATGAGAATGGacatgtaaaataaagtgtttatttagtttattacatttttttatcaacaattattaaataatgaatactaAGGTTAGGTTCCTTGAAATGGTTTTTAATCAATCAAGTGTGTCGGTACACTTCTCACTTAAAGATCTAAATAATTatatgattgaatgaatgaatgagccaTTTGGAACTCATTAGTGAGtctttttgagtaaaaataaataatatgcataCAGTTTTATTCCACATTTAACTTTCTGAAGCCTTCAACAGTCCTAAATCGACATTATTATTCTTTGTGCAATCTGTCCCAAAAGTCTTTACCTTTGTTCAACTATTTGGACATCAtattcttttttgtgtttttatctggTCTGAGTAGGATGATGTAACACTTTGGGGCAAAGATACACACCAGAAGGCCATAACTTGAGGCTAGGATGGCAAAGACCTCCACAGCTACCGTGTACTTCCCGGGAGAGCTGACATATGCTGGAATAAATGTGATCCACACAGCACAGAAGATCAACATGCTGAAAGTGATGAACTTTGCTTCATTAAAATTATCCGGAAGCTTCCGTGCAAAGAAGGCCAGCAGGAAGCAGATAGCAGCCAGTAGGCCGATGTAGCCCAGAACCAGGGAGAAACCTGCCACTGAACCTACGGCACATAGAAGTACCACCCTTGCGCCAAGCTCACCTCCTGCACTTTCTGTGGGCAGAGGAGGTGCCAGAACCAGCCAAAACACACAGATCCCCACCTGAATCAGCGTACAGAGGAAAATACCTGCCCTCTGCTGAACAGGACCAAAGTATCGCATTATATTTGAGCCTGGCAGAGTTGCTCTGAATGCCACAAGCACTACAACTGTTTTACTGAGCACACAAGCCAGACACACCACAAAACTAATCCCAAACAGTGTATGGCGTAGCATGCAGGACCAAGGTGCTGGCTGGCCAATAAAAGCCAGTGCACACAGGAAGCAGAGTTTAAGTGACAGCAGCAGCAAGAAGCTCAGTTCAGAGTTGTTGGCACGGACCAGAGGTGTGTCTCGATGACGGAAAAAGGCAGCCAGGACAGTAATGGTAAGAGCTGCTCCAGCAGCTGAAAGCACTGAAAGGATGATGCCCATGTTATCTTGAAAGGACAGGAACTCCACTATCATTGGGATGCACTCTGTCCGTTCAGTGTTGGACCAGAACCTCTCAGGACACTTGGTGCACTCTGGAGAGTCTGGAGAGAAACATGATTAGAAGCATTAAAATGATTAGTGAGAgacataaattataattttaggGTGATTCCACAACAAGggtgccatttagcccttgtaactctttaaattaaacttaaaaactgaaaaataaaacaaaattaaatttgcTAACCCATCTCAAGctaatttttaaagatttctttACTGACAATGGCTGTGTTttatggaagtattttctggacaaatttcgaaagtataaaaaatataatacactatatatacactttCTGTACAGCTTTCATGGTGCCTGGGGGACAGCTCTCACTGCAAACAGACACCAGTACCTGGATAGCAAAGACAAGTTTCCATTGGTTTCATAGAAACATTTCAGAGAACATAACTGTATTTATCCAAGCATCAGCACAATCGTCTGTTCAGAATATTTTCCTTTTCGGTCATTGACCGCAAGGCGTTCTAACAAATGCAACTGCAAATGGACTTTGCTTTTCtatttgaaatttggcagacattgtaTGTTGTATGcgattttcatttgaattatgtcacaGTTTATGCGTCCACAAGTAGAAAACGCACTTAcgcagaaaaattaaataaactaaattaaaaaataaataaataaaataaaaaataaaaaatgcagaaaatacaATTTGCAATCAGTTTTAGAAAAGAGTCCGGAAAATAGTTCCATAGTCTTTTGTTCTTAAATGAGTAACGAGATTGATTTTCTTTAGAAtagcagatatactgtataaaatgtggtacattctaataatttattcaaaaatatatatattttttaaatttataatctAGTTTCTACCGTCAGTCCATatgacaattttattaaaaataaagattaaaaaatgagAACACTTACTTTACTTATTCCCTGGCTCTTCAGGAAAGATGATGCAGTTTCCTGTTGAGCATATGACTTAACATTTACTTAGGGGTAAATGTACTCAgctaacagggttgagtgaatgttgaAAGACTAAAATGTGCATTTTCGTCATGTGAACCGTCCATTCAATAACCTGTAATGGCTACTCATGGCAAaagatgtttcaagcatgagatgttacATGGATTCaaacattaatgcaaaatattatgatttttgaagtatttctCTTATTATATTTGTAGGGAAAATGTAGTTATAATTGGTTGAGACAGGCAGAAATGTTTTCTAGAGTAAGTGTTGTAGATTTTGTTAGTGCTGTAGGATTTTCATATGTTTAAGACGATAAGCTGTGATGAAGAATACTTTGCTGTATTTTGTCTAATGTCTATTACCcttactttacatacatatttgtacaCGTAAAATCAGTGGGACACAGATGCCACCCCAGTAGTGCAATCACTCTATATCTTAAAAGCATTTCAGATTAACATTGTTTTCTAAGGATGACTAAATTAACTGTTGGGTGTTAAAATGATGAGTTGAGCATTGGCTTGCTAATATCGCTTTACTATGTACACAGTGCTGAAACAAAACAGCACTTTTAACACTGAACAAGAATTTGTCCTGTACAGTACCAGTAGCATTGCTGATCTCCCCTGATGTGCATAGTATACAGTCATAGCAGCATAGAGGCCTTCCTTTCTGTACAGCTTTCCTGGTGCCTGGGGGACAGCTCTCACTGCAAACAGACACTGGTACCTGGATAGCAGAGATAAGTTTCCATTGGTTTCACAGAAATATTTCAGAGGACataattgtattgttttttagCTCAAATGTTATGGAACAGAATAGGAACCCTATAGGATCTGTCAGTCCCTTTTCAGGTGTAAGATGAATAAACATTGGTTTCTAATTATGGTATACCCCCTACACACTTGTCAGGCACTCAACATTAGGATGCAATTTATTTTCCCTACAGAGTTAATAAGTGTGTTttgaagatacacacacacacacaaaatatcttGTTGTACCATTTTTGTGTCATGTGCAGGCCAGTTCACTTCAACTATCTCTGTTGTTCCTTACCATGCTGATTATTTACCATACCTCAAGCTCAAAATTACAGCATAGCAATGTTATTCTGTATTAGTGATGGCTGATACTGTCAGAACCCCAAACTAAAATGTGCGTTCTTACCTCATAACCCCAGCCCCCTCCCCAGAACACTTTCCTGAGATCCAGCTGAAAGTCTTGCTGTGGTCCACTTGCTGCATCAAACTGTCCTACTTTGACAAACTCCACTTTTCCTTCAGCCCCTACATGCCAATTAATTATGTCATATGAGGCAGATGGATCCCCGTTTTCATCAAAAGCAACCATTTCACCCACTGGTGTTGTGAACTGGACAGCCTTCAGATAGTGTAgaagctaaaaacaaacccataCAAACAATCCATACAATTACACTGTATAACCTAATACTATGATTAAGGCCACATAAATTCAACTAACTGATTATATTTTTAGTACATTGACAAGAATATTAGTAAATAGCCAAATTTCCAACTTTACTTATGAAGTATTTTCTTCACCTGTTTAGGATTTATGGGATTAATATCAGGACATTCTCCATTCCCAAAAGGTCCTTTGCCAGGCTGACATGCCAGCATGTCCTGAATAGCATTTGCAATAGCATATACAGCCTTATAGACATTATACATGACATCAAAATAGGCCTCTCCATGTTCTACTTTCTCCAAGCCTGTGCACTGTGGTCTTGGAGACTCTGATTGAATTTGCTCCCCAAATCTACATCCAAACACATCCTCCCAAACATTCTGCACCAGTGGCTCCATTAAGTGTTCTTCTGGGCTCAACTGGGTCAAATATGAGCCCAGACCCTGGATATCAACCCGCCTCAGGGCAAAACCAAGGGTCCCTGCTAAGGAGATGCCGCTCCAAGTAGAGTAGTGAGTAGAGGTGCTCCATGCTTCAGTGGCAATCCATTGCCTGTGAGTGGCATTCATTCTCACCACTTCTCTCAGCAAGACCTCAGTATCAGGCCCAATTGCAAAGGTTACTACCACCAGAGCCTTCGAACTCTGGATTCTCTCCACAATGCGTTGAATCCTACTGGGTGCATGGGATTTGGGGATGACCTCATGGTAGTCTACGCAAACACCTGAACCCTTTAGTTCCTTCAGCAGCAGCTGCACACCACTTTTCCCATAAACATCATCTCCAGAGACAACCCCAACCCATGTCCAGCCCATCAGGTGCAACAGCCGGGCCATGGCTTTAGCCTGGAAGGCATCGCTAGGAACTGTGCGCAGAAAGGTGGGGTACCTGGTGCGATCACTGAGACATGCACAAGAAGCAAAGTAGCTTACCTGGAGAGACAAGGGCAGATAAATAAACTTAGAGCATTCTATAACAAAGCGAATAAAATCTTTCTTCACTTTGTTATAGAATGAAAGGTCTGTAAGGAAAGAGAgataactgattaaaaaaatggttaaatgtCACTATATCACTCAAACAGAATTTTTTATAGCTAAATAGTGGACACTGTCATTTACCATAGGGATGTCAAAAACACTCAAGGTATCAGCCACAACTATGGAGGCAGAGGAGCGTGCATCTCCAATAATGACAGGCACCTTGGGAGCCGTTGTGCACCGTTCCCCAGACACTGTCTCCTCCTGTCCCGTCACCATCGCCAACGCAGCACTTAGTGTACTGCTCTCAGCTAAGCAGGTATCTGCAGCAAGGTAGCCCAATGTGAAGTTGGGCAACAGAGATGGATTCTGGTTAATTTCCTCCACTGTGAAGATCATTGTTTGCAGCCAGTGGTAAGATCGTAATTCAACACTGAgacaaagataaagaaaaaagagaactttcagaaaaatattattagttATTGGAGCATTTGTAAATAGCAAGGGCAGCTTTGGTAAACAGCAAGGGCAGCTTTGGTaaacaatgacaaaaattgGGGGGAACCTCATTAAAGGTTTTTGGCACATTAAAACCACATCCTCAAACAGATTCCACAATTAAAccttaaatactaaataaatactcTTACAGCAAATCGTTTTTCAACACTTTCAAATCTCACCCCATAATTTCTAtgacttttacacttttatttcaaCCTGAGGACTCATACTTCTCACCTCTGGCAATGGCTTCCCTGCACTCTCTGTATGAACATCTGATCAGGTTCAGGGGCTTCAACATAAATTGGAAAGAGACCCCCAATAATCACATCACCTTCCTTATACAGGCTCCTGGACATGGGCCTGGTCTGCAGAGTACAGGAGAGTCCCACAGAGTGAACCCAGCTCGGCCAAATAAGGAACCCTAGTGCCCACAGCCAGGCATCCACAGCCATCACCTGACCAGAgatatggagagagacagaatgagtgaAAGGAAGAGGCAGGACCTTGCATCTCCTGCAGAGACAGGTAGTGAGAAGAGTTCCTGTTTAGTAGAGGTAAATTTGCCCAGAGCAAAAAAACATTTGGGGTCATTTTGGAAAGTCCTTGCGGAGGTAGAGTAATTTTCTGGCCCATCAAAACAACTAATGAGCAaagtatttttttgtctgttatcTCTTCAGACAGGAGCAGTTGGATATATTTGAATCTTAGGTTAAATTACCTTAATGAtctttcaaaaaagaaaaaaaagaataatctGCAGTCTGTCCAACcttattgtttaaaattttttaaatgtttttttctgctctttgaTTTTAGCAAGCAGAGAAAATAGGGACAATTAAACCAAATTAAACAATCAGTGTGACATCATGGATAATTACTTTGTTTTTACAGAGGGCTGTAAACACCTTTTTTCTGTTCTAGATTTCTCTTCCTTTTGAGTTATGCATTATGATTCACATATTATCAAGATCATCATCTCATGGAGTGGCCTCTTTCAGTAATAAAGAGAAACTAGactaaatttaattaataaaagggGCTTAGCCCTGAATCATTTTGTCCAAGTGTAGGCACATAAAAGTGTAGGCTCACCCTGCTGAATGTGTGAGTTAGGAATGGTAAACTGGAAACAAGAAAGACAAAATAGTTATACACTTCCTGCTTTCACCAGAAGGCAATCACAACAACTCTGCATTCAGATTTTTATGTTATATGGTAACCACTTTGTGGTGATATTCGGCTTCACATGAGGAATCACTTAATTATACCatagcattgttgaattctgattggtcagacggtgttgatCAATTTtatatagcagcagctctgtagTGCacctgcaaatcacaggtttatattaatgcactcattctaatatgttatcataaCTATAGCAGCAACCTGCACAAGGATTTGTACATTGGATgctctgaataaatgaattaaaaactgtgtaatctttgatgtggtgaagttttctgtgaggagacgtttattttacaattacagaaggagtctccagtggcagcacttaccagtcagaggtaaagctgtaactttaggttttccaatATGGGAAATATGTCTTCAGGACATAGGGCTTTGAACTTTCCATTTTCTgtgtaacatggcaagctgag
The genomic region above belongs to Pangasianodon hypophthalmus isolate fPanHyp1 chromosome 6, fPanHyp1.pri, whole genome shotgun sequence and contains:
- the LOC113534660 gene encoding extracellular calcium-sensing receptor, with the translated sequence MSRSLYKEGDVIIGGLFPIYVEAPEPDQMFIQRVQGSHCQSVELRSYHWLQTMIFTVEEINQNPSLLPNFTLGYLAADTCLAESSTLSAALAMVTGQEETVSGERCTTAPKVPVIIGDARSSASIVVADTLSVFDIPMVSYFASCACLSDRTRYPTFLRTVPSDAFQAKAMARLLHLMGWTWVGVVSGDDVYGKSGVQLLLKELKGSGVCVDYHEVIPKSHAPSRIQRIVERIQSSKALVVVTFAIGPDTEVLLREVVRMNATHRQWIATEAWSTSTHYSTWSGISLAGTLGFALRRVDIQGLGSYLTQLSPEEHLMEPLVQNVWEDVFGCRFGEQIQSESPRPQCTGLEKVEHGEAYFDVMYNVYKAVYAIANAIQDMLACQPGKGPFGNGECPDINPINPKQLLHYLKAVQFTTPVGEMVAFDENGDPSASYDIINWHVGAEGKVEFVKVGQFDAASGPQQDFQLDLRKVFWGGGWGYEVPVSVCSESCPPGTRKAVQKGRPLCCYDCILCTSGEISNATDSPECTKCPERFWSNTERTECIPMIVEFLSFQDNMGIILSVLSAAGAALTITVLAAFFRHRDTPLVRANNSELSFLLLLSLKLCFLCALAFIGQPAPWSCMLRHTLFGISFVVCLACVLSKTVVVLVAFRATLPGSNIMRYFGPVQQRAGIFLCTLIQVGICVFWLVLAPPLPTESAGGELGARVVLLCAVGSVAGFSLVLGYIGLLAAICFLLAFFARKLPDNFNEAKFITFSMLIFCAVWITFIPAYVSSPGKYTVAVEVFAILASSYGLLVCIFAPKCYIILLRPDKNTKKNMMSK